A section of the Prevotella melaninogenica genome encodes:
- the rfbC gene encoding dTDP-4-dehydrorhamnose 3,5-epimerase, with the protein MEFIKTEIDGVWIIEPKVFNDDRGYFFESFKQAEFDKHIGYHVDFIQDNESKSSYGVLRGLHYQEGDTAQAKLVRVIKGKVVDVAVDLRKSSPTFGKYVMVELSEDNKRQFFVPRGFAHGFLVLSDEAIFTYKVDNVYSPQTEASLRWNDETVGVKWPIDVKDVVLSDKDLNKGLALKDVKVFE; encoded by the coding sequence ATGGAGTTTATTAAGACAGAAATTGATGGTGTTTGGATTATCGAACCTAAGGTATTCAATGACGATAGAGGCTATTTCTTCGAGTCTTTCAAGCAGGCTGAATTCGACAAACACATTGGTTATCATGTTGATTTCATACAGGACAACGAGTCTAAATCAAGCTATGGCGTTCTGCGTGGATTACATTATCAAGAGGGCGATACCGCACAAGCTAAGTTAGTGCGTGTCATCAAGGGTAAGGTAGTTGACGTTGCTGTTGACCTTCGCAAGAGTTCACCTACATTCGGCAAGTATGTTATGGTTGAACTATCTGAGGACAACAAGCGTCAGTTCTTCGTACCACGTGGCTTTGCACATGGTTTCCTTGTTCTTTCTGACGAGGCTATTTTTACTTATAAGGTAGATAATGTCTACTCTCCACAGACAGAGGCGAGCCTCCGTTGGAATGATGAGACTGTAGGTGTTAAGTGGCCTATCGACGTGAAGGATGTCGTACTTTCAGACAAAGACCTTAATAAGGGGTTGGCTTTGAAGGACGTAAAGGTGTTTGAATAA
- the aspS gene encoding aspartate--tRNA ligase, with translation MYRTNTCGELRLSDAGKEVTLAGWVQRARKMGGMTFVDLRDRYGITQLVFNEADNADLCGEANKLGREYCIQVKGVVNERQSKNNKIPTGDIEIIAKELKVLSSSETPPFTIEDNTDGGDDLRMKYRYLDLRREAVRKNMELRHRMTILIRNFLDSAQFMEVETPILIGSTPEGARDFVVPSRMNPGQFYALPQSPQTLKQLLMVAGFDRYFQIAKCFRDEDLRADRQPEFTQIDCEMSFVDQDDVINLFEEMARHLFREIRGVELPKLEQMKWHDAMKRFGSDKPDLRFGMEFVELMDDLKGTGSFSVFDEAAYIGGIVVPGCAEYSRKQLNELTDFVKRPQVGAQGLVFIKYNADGTIKSSIDKFYTEEQLLKVKETTGAKDGDLVLILSGDNVRKTRVQLCSLRLEMGDRLGLRDKNVFKCLWIVDFPLFEWSDEEQRLMATHHPFTMPHPDDIQLLDEHPEQVRAKAYDFVCNGIEVGGGSLRIHDTQLQEKMFEVLGFTPESAKAQFGFLMNAFKYGAPPHAGLAFGLDRFVSIMAGLDSIRDCIAFPKNNSGRDVMLDAPSFIDQKQLDELEIKLDLKA, from the coding sequence ATGTATAGAACAAATACTTGTGGAGAGCTGCGCCTTTCGGATGCAGGCAAAGAAGTAACCCTCGCTGGATGGGTACAGCGCGCACGTAAAATGGGAGGTATGACTTTTGTCGATCTTCGTGACCGCTATGGTATTACCCAGTTAGTTTTCAATGAGGCCGATAATGCAGACCTTTGTGGCGAAGCTAACAAGTTAGGACGTGAATATTGTATCCAAGTTAAGGGTGTTGTCAATGAGCGTCAGAGTAAGAATAACAAGATTCCAACAGGTGATATAGAAATTATTGCCAAGGAATTGAAGGTACTTAGCAGTTCTGAGACTCCTCCTTTTACAATTGAAGATAACACAGACGGTGGTGATGACCTCCGTATGAAATATCGCTATTTAGACCTTCGTCGTGAGGCTGTGCGTAAGAACATGGAATTACGTCACCGCATGACGATTCTTATTCGTAACTTCCTCGACTCTGCACAGTTTATGGAAGTTGAGACTCCTATCCTCATTGGTTCAACACCAGAGGGTGCACGTGACTTCGTTGTACCATCACGTATGAACCCAGGTCAGTTCTATGCGCTTCCACAGAGTCCACAGACATTGAAGCAGTTGTTGATGGTTGCAGGTTTTGATCGCTACTTCCAGATTGCTAAGTGTTTCCGTGATGAGGACTTACGTGCTGACCGTCAGCCAGAGTTTACACAGATTGACTGTGAGATGTCATTTGTTGATCAGGATGATGTTATCAATCTGTTCGAGGAGATGGCGCGTCATCTTTTCCGCGAGATTCGTGGTGTAGAGCTTCCTAAATTGGAGCAGATGAAGTGGCACGATGCTATGAAACGTTTTGGTTCTGATAAGCCAGACTTGCGTTTTGGCATGGAGTTCGTAGAGTTGATGGACGACTTGAAGGGTACAGGTTCTTTCTCTGTATTTGATGAGGCTGCTTATATCGGTGGTATTGTTGTGCCTGGTTGTGCTGAATATAGCCGCAAGCAACTCAACGAATTGACTGACTTTGTGAAGCGTCCTCAGGTAGGTGCTCAGGGCCTTGTATTTATCAAGTACAATGCAGATGGTACTATTAAGAGTTCTATCGATAAGTTCTATACAGAGGAGCAGTTGCTGAAAGTTAAGGAAACAACAGGTGCCAAGGATGGCGACCTTGTGCTGATTCTTTCTGGTGACAATGTTAGAAAGACACGTGTTCAACTCTGTTCTTTACGTCTTGAGATGGGTGATCGTTTAGGTCTTCGCGATAAGAACGTATTTAAGTGTCTATGGATTGTTGACTTCCCATTGTTTGAGTGGAGCGATGAAGAGCAGCGTTTGATGGCAACTCACCACCCATTTACTATGCCTCATCCTGATGATATCCAGTTGCTGGATGAGCATCCAGAGCAGGTTCGAGCAAAGGCATACGACTTTGTATGTAATGGTATTGAAGTTGGTGGTGGCTCACTTCGTATTCACGATACTCAGTTGCAGGAGAAGATGTTTGAGGTTCTCGGCTTTACACCAGAGAGTGCTAAGGCACAGTTTGGCTTCTTGATGAATGCTTTCAAGTATGGTGCACCACCTCATGCAGGTCTTGCTTTCGGTCTTGATCGCTTTGTTAGCATTATGGCTGGTCTCGATTCAATCCGTGACTGTATCGCATTCCCTAAGAATAATAGTGGCCGTGATGTCATGTTGGATGCTCCTTCGTTTATCG
- a CDS encoding FHA domain-containing protein has protein sequence MKRVRCPKCDNFITFDETKYKSGQRLVFQCPQCSKEFGIRIGVSKLRKTQKEENDAPIDEASEGKYGSLHVIENVFHFRQVIPLQMGENVIGRYMKGNPINCPIETVDPSVDMTHCSITVSKNKQGKLQYVLRDGPSYTGTFVDNVILGDRERRVIEGGTLFTIGATSIILHTPDED, from the coding sequence ATGAAGCGTGTAAGATGTCCGAAGTGTGATAACTTCATAACTTTCGACGAAACAAAATATAAGTCTGGACAACGTCTTGTCTTTCAGTGTCCTCAATGTAGTAAAGAGTTTGGAATCCGTATAGGTGTTTCTAAACTTCGCAAGACACAAAAAGAGGAAAACGATGCTCCTATTGATGAAGCGTCAGAAGGCAAGTATGGCTCTCTTCATGTGATTGAAAATGTATTCCATTTTCGTCAGGTAATCCCACTGCAGATGGGTGAGAATGTTATCGGACGTTATATGAAGGGGAATCCAATTAACTGTCCGATTGAGACAGTTGACCCAAGTGTCGACATGACTCATTGCTCTATTACTGTCAGCAAGAATAAGCAAGGAAAGTTACAATATGTATTGCGTGATGGACCATCTTATACAGGTACGTTTGTTGATAACGTGATTCTTGGTGACCGTGAGCGTCGTGTTATAGAAGGTGGTACGCTCTTTACGATTGGTGCAACAAGTATTATTCTTCATACTCCAGATGAAGATTAA
- a CDS encoding SPOR domain-containing protein, with translation MPLPNKIIKFANVIKLDRHIEILLLENDCVIVPGLGGFVAHHVSARYDEQEGLFLPPYRTLGFNAQLKMNDSLLVQSYVDAYDLSYPEALRQIENEVDEIYQTLDEEGLFELNDLGSLSRNSDGNLEFEPFESGILTPLYYGLSSFNFTKFVAEKQTASPTIEVKTQKQGLVFVDDSDTANKRLSISMRAVRNTAAAAVFLTAVFLVAFPGSNRKGVSDKQQIKSGVLYNIFDSDDTSNATKQLNTLTPASQVSGVKPQQTTPTNSSHYWAIVMASHVTESNARAFVHRLHKSGLTDARVYEGAESIKVLYGYFSSQKEAYEKMKFINKTTEFKEAWVIEIGK, from the coding sequence TTGCCACTTCCAAATAAAATAATTAAATTTGCAAACGTGATAAAACTCGACCGACATATAGAGATCCTTCTGTTGGAGAATGACTGTGTCATTGTCCCAGGCTTAGGTGGCTTTGTTGCCCATCATGTTTCAGCAAGATATGATGAGCAGGAAGGCTTGTTCCTGCCACCTTATCGTACGCTTGGCTTTAATGCACAGCTTAAAATGAATGACTCTTTGTTGGTGCAATCTTACGTAGATGCCTACGATTTAAGCTATCCTGAAGCTTTGCGACAGATAGAGAATGAGGTTGATGAGATTTATCAAACATTAGATGAAGAAGGCTTATTTGAACTAAATGATCTTGGAAGTCTTTCAAGAAATAGCGATGGTAACTTAGAGTTCGAACCTTTTGAAAGTGGAATTCTTACGCCATTATATTATGGTTTGAGTAGCTTTAACTTCACTAAGTTTGTTGCAGAAAAGCAGACTGCATCTCCAACGATAGAGGTTAAGACGCAAAAGCAGGGTTTAGTCTTTGTTGATGACTCTGATACAGCAAACAAACGTCTCAGTATCAGTATGCGTGCAGTACGCAATACAGCTGCAGCTGCAGTCTTCCTTACTGCGGTCTTCCTTGTTGCTTTCCCTGGTTCTAATCGTAAGGGTGTAAGTGATAAGCAGCAAATCAAGAGCGGAGTTCTTTATAATATCTTTGATTCTGACGACACGTCGAATGCTACTAAGCAGCTTAATACATTAACACCAGCAAGTCAGGTGTCAGGTGTAAAGCCCCAACAGACAACTCCTACTAATTCTTCTCATTATTGGGCAATTGTTATGGCAAGTCACGTAACAGAGAGTAATGCGCGTGCTTTTGTTCATCGGTTGCACAAGAGTGGACTTACTGATGCTCGTGTTTATGAGGGTGCTGAAAGTATAAAGGTTCTTTATGGCTATTTCTCAAGTCAGAAGGAAGCTTATGAAAAGATGAAGTTTATCAATAAAACTACTGAATTTAAGGAAGCTTGGGTGATAGAGATAGGAAAGTAA
- a CDS encoding DUF4738 domain-containing protein has translation MKQKLIVCILTLLVLLTACRNRGADYQQQHEDKQAKEMLQGLWTNGENSDPAMLVKGDSIFYPDSASMPVRFWIYQDTIYLQGQNIHGYKIEKQAAHLLKFANQNGDEVKLIKSNDKSLYSAFNYHVYAMNTFLEQSQDTVIRTDLGYFQSKVHVQTTSDKVVKSTYNDNGVEVDNIYLDNVASLRLYNHGTPVFAHDFRKQEFQSLIPKSFLSRSILRKMYFTHADAKALYYYVIIGIPDADTTYVIELRVTPDGRMSKKLR, from the coding sequence ATGAAACAGAAGTTAATTGTTTGCATATTAACGTTACTGGTTCTTTTGACGGCTTGTCGCAATCGTGGAGCTGATTATCAACAGCAACACGAGGACAAGCAAGCAAAAGAGATGTTGCAAGGTTTATGGACCAATGGCGAGAACAGTGACCCTGCCATGTTGGTAAAGGGAGATAGCATCTTCTACCCAGACTCTGCGAGTATGCCAGTACGCTTCTGGATTTATCAAGACACTATCTACCTGCAAGGTCAAAACATTCATGGCTATAAAATAGAAAAGCAGGCGGCACACCTACTGAAATTTGCCAACCAAAATGGTGATGAAGTAAAGTTGATAAAGAGTAATGATAAATCACTCTATTCAGCCTTTAACTATCATGTATATGCTATGAACACCTTCTTGGAGCAGTCACAAGATACCGTTATCCGTACAGACTTAGGTTATTTCCAGAGTAAAGTTCATGTACAAACGACCTCTGACAAGGTGGTAAAATCAACTTATAACGATAACGGAGTAGAAGTTGACAACATCTACCTTGATAATGTTGCATCACTGAGATTGTACAATCATGGTACGCCTGTCTTTGCTCATGACTTCCGCAAGCAGGAGTTCCAGTCACTTATCCCTAAGAGTTTCCTCTCTCGCAGCATTCTACGCAAGATGTATTTTACCCATGCTGATGCCAAAGCACTCTACTACTATGTTATTATCGGAATCCCTGATGCCGACACAACATACGTTATCGAACTGAGAGTGACACCTGACGGAAGAATGAGTAAGAAGTTAAGGTAA
- a CDS encoding DUF1573 domain-containing protein: MKKFLLMTVMLVFGLTFAVAQNQAEIKFDKVTYDFGTFSDDNPVHKTTFTFTNVGKAPLVINQIVASCGCTIPNYDKKPIAPGQKGTIDVTYNGTGKFPGHFKKSITVRTNGKVEMTRLYIEGVMTGK, translated from the coding sequence ATGAAAAAGTTCTTATTAATGACAGTGATGTTAGTTTTCGGATTGACATTCGCAGTAGCACAGAATCAGGCAGAAATTAAATTTGATAAGGTAACTTACGACTTCGGTACTTTCTCTGACGACAACCCAGTGCACAAAACAACATTCACATTTACAAATGTTGGTAAAGCCCCATTGGTGATTAATCAGATTGTTGCAAGTTGTGGATGTACCATTCCTAACTATGACAAGAAACCGATTGCACCAGGTCAGAAAGGTACGATTGACGTGACTTATAACGGAACAGGTAAGTTCCCAGGACACTTCAAGAAGAGTATTACCGTACGTACAAATGGAAAAGTTGAAATGACCCGTCTGTATATAGAAGGTGTCATGACTGGCAAGTAA